A genomic region of Roseateles amylovorans contains the following coding sequences:
- a CDS encoding SWIM zinc finger family protein has protein sequence MSLTMESVLALAPDEASAKAARGLTAPAKWPLLGANELAAWGECQGSGAKPYQTQVDLSGPAFKCSCPSRKFPCKHGLALLMMRAQDAARFTATESPAWVSEWLASRTERAEKKDEREREATQRAEARAARGEPGDGAEGGEAGEVGAIDTASVDALSKRESQRWHRIESASQELQRWLGDQVTQGLGALDANAIQGWRTMAARMVDAQAPGLGQRLLAAAACWRQGADWPERLLSRFGLLQLATDAIARRQALPAAVQADLRTLCGWPLEQADVMVSGERVEDRWAVLAQVIEERDGRLMERRVWLQGERTGRRAWLLDHAHGGRGFAGLWSPGTAVSGTLAYFPGASPLRALVVQRSDEGHVLSVEAMAVAPDQLSTASAWPPDGTANAQASPPSTEATSSLLPSSSPSSSSFNDTVTGPSPITATGAAPAHPWEPEWQAMAHRIAAHPWIQLHPLVLTQATLVVADTGSHLVAGDQSLPLVLSEQDRWPLLAVSGGQALTVMGEWDGDQFKPLTAWADHHAAPVWTRSPT, from the coding sequence ATGTCGCTGACCATGGAGAGCGTGCTGGCGCTGGCGCCGGACGAGGCGTCGGCCAAGGCGGCCCGAGGGCTGACCGCGCCGGCCAAATGGCCGTTGCTGGGCGCCAATGAGCTGGCCGCCTGGGGCGAGTGCCAGGGCAGCGGCGCCAAGCCCTATCAAACCCAGGTGGACCTGAGCGGCCCCGCCTTCAAGTGCTCCTGTCCCAGCCGCAAGTTTCCGTGCAAGCACGGCCTGGCCCTGCTGATGATGCGCGCGCAGGACGCGGCCCGCTTCACCGCCACCGAGTCGCCCGCCTGGGTCAGCGAGTGGTTGGCCTCCCGCACCGAGCGGGCGGAGAAGAAGGACGAGCGGGAGCGCGAGGCCACGCAGCGTGCCGAAGCCCGCGCCGCTCGCGGCGAGCCGGGTGACGGTGCCGAGGGCGGCGAGGCCGGTGAGGTGGGGGCGATCGACACGGCTTCGGTCGATGCGCTGTCAAAGCGCGAATCCCAACGCTGGCACCGCATCGAATCCGCGTCGCAGGAGCTTCAGCGCTGGCTGGGCGACCAGGTCACCCAGGGATTGGGCGCGCTGGATGCCAACGCGATCCAGGGCTGGCGCACCATGGCCGCCCGCATGGTCGATGCCCAGGCGCCCGGCCTGGGCCAGCGCCTGCTGGCGGCCGCTGCCTGCTGGCGCCAGGGCGCGGATTGGCCGGAGCGCCTGCTGTCGCGATTCGGTCTGCTGCAACTGGCCACGGACGCGATCGCCCGTCGGCAGGCGTTGCCGGCTGCGGTCCAGGCCGACCTTCGCACGCTCTGCGGCTGGCCCTTGGAACAGGCGGACGTGATGGTCAGCGGTGAGCGGGTGGAAGACCGCTGGGCGGTGCTGGCCCAGGTCATCGAGGAACGGGACGGACGGCTGATGGAGCGACGCGTCTGGCTGCAAGGCGAGCGGACCGGGCGACGCGCCTGGCTGCTGGACCATGCCCACGGTGGTCGGGGATTCGCTGGTCTGTGGTCGCCCGGCACGGCGGTGTCCGGCACCTTGGCGTACTTCCCCGGCGCCAGTCCGTTGCGGGCCTTGGTCGTGCAGCGCAGCGATGAGGGTCATGTCTTGTCCGTCGAGGCGATGGCCGTGGCGCCGGATCAGTTGTCCACAGCGTCCGCGTGGCCGCCCGATGGGACAGCGAACGCGCAAGCGTCACCGCCATCGACCGAGGCGACGTCGTCGCTCTTGCCATCGTCATCGCCATCGTCATCGTCATTCAACGACACCGTCACAGGGCCATCACCCATCACCGCCACGGGGGCCGCGCCAGCGCATCCGTGGGAGCCCGAATGGCAGGCCATGGCCCACCGTATCGCGGCCCATCCGTGGATCCAGCTGCATCCGCTGGTGCTGACCCAGGCCACCCTGGTGGTGGCCGACACCGGCAGCCATCTGGTGGCTGGGGATCAATCGCTGCCGCTGGTCCTCAGTGAACAGGACCGCTGGCCGCTGCTGGCGGTGTCCGGCGGCCAGGCCTTGACGGTGATGGGCGAATGGGACGGTGACCAGTTCAAGCCGTTGACCGCCTGGGCAGACCACCACGCCGCACCCGTGTGGACAAGGAGCCCGACATGA